Proteins encoded together in one Bos indicus isolate NIAB-ARS_2022 breed Sahiwal x Tharparkar chromosome 3, NIAB-ARS_B.indTharparkar_mat_pri_1.0, whole genome shotgun sequence window:
- the C3H1orf210 gene encoding type III endosome membrane protein TEMP: MSEANQTIVGSSEVPTTSTVSSGPGSGIQTWLVLVGVVLGAVVLSILIAVAAKCHLCRKHRASYQHHPLPETGKGGRPEVVEDEDDDGFIEDNYIQPGFGGLETGASRDHFSL, from the exons ATGAGTGAGGCGAACCAAA CCATCGTGGGGTCCTCCGAGGTCCCCACAACATCTACCGTATCCTCTGGACCAGGCAGCGGGATCCAGACATGGCTTGTGCTGGTAGGGGTCGTCCTGGGGGCTGTGGTCCTCTCTATCCTCATCGCGGTTGCTGCCAAATGCCATCTCTGCCGAAAACACCGTGCCAGCTACCAGCACCACCCACTGCCTGAAACAGGGAAGGGAGGTCGCCCCGAGGTGGTTGAAGATGAGGACGATGATGGCTTCATTGAGGACAATTACATTCAGCCTGGGTTTGGTGGGCTGGAGACAGGGGCAAGCAGGGACCACTTCTCCCTTTGA